The genome window TAGCCATCCTCACAGGTGGAGGTGATGTACCCGGACTTAATGCGTGCATCAAGACGGTGGTCTACAGGGCACATAATGAGGGGATCAATGTAATCGGTATCAAACGAGGATGGGCCGGTATTTTGGAATATAATCCTGATGACCCCGACACACATTCCAAGTGTATGCAAAATTTAAAAATATCGGATGTCAGGGCCATAGACCGTTCAGGGGGGACATTTCTGCATACTTCGCGAACAAACCCCATGGCTGTCAAAGAAAAAAATCTCCCTTATTTTTTAAGGGAAGAGTTTAAAAAAGGGACCAGGGACTTCACACCACAAATCTTGAAAAACCTGGAGCACATGGAGATTGACGCCATCATTCCAATAGGGGGGGATGACACCCTCAGTTTTGCAGAAAGGCTGTACAATGAAGGGTTCCCGGTAATCGCCATCCCCAAGACAATGGATAATGATGTTGTTGGCACAGACTACTGCATAGGCTTTTCAACGGCTATTACCAGGAGTGTCACACTCATAAATGCACTCAGGACTCCCACCGGTTCCCATGAAAGGATTGCCGTGGTTGAGATGTTCGGCAGGTATTCCGGTGAGACATCCTTGATAGCGGCGTACCTGTCAGGTGTGGATCGCGCCATTATTTCCGAGGTTCCCTTTGATCCCAAGAGACTGGCAGAATTAATCATGCATGATAAAAGGACCAACCCCGGGAATTATGCCATGCTCACTATTTCCGAAGGGGCAAAGATGATAGGAGAAGAGGTGTTTCTCTCAGGAGAAGCGGACGCCTATGGCCATAAAAGATTGGGAGGGATCGGCGAGGAGACCGGGGCCTTACTCAAAGAACTCACGGGAGCGGATATACTAAATCAAAGACTCTCCTATCTTATGAGAAGTGGCGCTCCTGATTCCCTGGACTTGATGGTGGCCGTTAATTTTGCCAATATGGCCATAGATCTCTTCATCGATGGTGTCTTCGGTCGTCTAGTGGCACTCAATCATGGCATATATACGAATATTCCCCTAAGCATCATTTCTACAGGTCAAAAAAGGGCCGATATAAGGGAATTCTATGAAATCGATGAATACAGGCCAAAGGTGCGGCATGTTGCCGGT of Desulfosarcina sp. BuS5 contains these proteins:
- a CDS encoding 6-phosphofructokinase; translation: MEKNGNRKPRIAILTGGGDVPGLNACIKTVVYRAHNEGINVIGIKRGWAGILEYNPDDPDTHSKCMQNLKISDVRAIDRSGGTFLHTSRTNPMAVKEKNLPYFLREEFKKGTRDFTPQILKNLEHMEIDAIIPIGGDDTLSFAERLYNEGFPVIAIPKTMDNDVVGTDYCIGFSTAITRSVTLINALRTPTGSHERIAVVEMFGRYSGETSLIAAYLSGVDRAIISEVPFDPKRLAELIMHDKRTNPGNYAMLTISEGAKMIGEEVFLSGEADAYGHKRLGGIGEETGALLKELTGADILNQRLSYLMRSGAPDSLDLMVAVNFANMAIDLFIDGVFGRLVALNHGIYTNIPLSIISTGQKRADIREFYEIDEYRPKVRHVAGKPMFLY